In a genomic window of Drosophila albomicans strain 15112-1751.03 chromosome 4, ASM965048v2, whole genome shotgun sequence:
- the LOC117573214 gene encoding plexin-B translates to MNACYVILQMLYVVHCSIVVNGVRDVRSHIELDRQAAVVPPKEFLSSDIIAQFVLPTLAKGTLRDESFGTTTSTARPINFVNRTTSAVPNKSGIGSNSQSKNYFTHLTFDYIHNVMYAGATNKILKLNENLRVLSEAVTGPKHDAPQCHAGGCPDDVETTLVNNFNKILVVSYAHNDGILISCGSIRQGACEIYNLMRFPAAAQFIAVPLAANEEYASTYAFVGPARYSWKEEDILYVGTTFTNVGDYRHDVPAISSRRLEDLNYAEFSIQQSIINIDVKYRDHFLVDYVYGFNSSEYAYFVLVQKKSHLAEEAGYVTRLARICITDPNYDSYTEITIQCTATDEHVDYNILRDAKITHASQKLAHQMGIKRDDHVLVTVFSPSKEISDQPQNKSAMCIYSLKDIEDVFIENIHMCFNGTIKDRNLGYISGTINDGRCPIVGSLGNIYNFCSVGLKISGVSPISAQALFHYDNVSITSVTATTTTDQQHSLAFLGTEIGTIKKVLLSGQQPGEYGEIVVDPGNRILPNTMMSPKKDFLYVLSLRTITKLRIEHCSMYTNCSACLESRDPFCGWCSLEKRCTVRSTCQRDTSASRWLSLGSGQQCIDFESIVPDQIPINQLSQVQLIIRTLPEPFNAKYRCVFGNSTPIDAEILENGLSCATPPIDQRPSIVGNTDHVLVPLSVRSSETNKDFVSRSFAFFDCSHHSNCQRCVRSMWGCNWCIFDNKCVHQSEQCRNMEIAISSEGQCPHLKRQRDVILLPVRVPKEIRFEIANLPKPKSAHAGYLCTIQIEAAQMLLPAHIESNKIVVCEKTPYFYETNTHEYEAKVDITWNRQHYVDTATIILYKCDVLGSHREHADCSLCVTRDPKYQCAWCGSSCVYNETCSSSDAAQSNSHNNALLQNECPRPRIDIIKPLTGPVEGGTLITIEGSNLGIREEDVRGKITIGSVPCDLVNYQISVRIECRTRAALREMSAPIKVANEAGYTESSVQYHFKDVLLTGLYPMVGPKSGGTQLSLLGKYLNIGSNIRAFLDEYECHINLTQASSSRLSCTTSASTQPEPIRSLRLVIDGANRTFTCQSEPHLVSLAQNNFGEFWQAPSMPCSIFNYTQDPRIMQIKPLRSFVSGGRILTVHGMHLDSIQNPELEVFYENVRVNKTSCTVINNNQMECPSPPVNFQFQLLKNGMSKKDSVLAQYNLTRSKQKRNSYYNEKYFVGDHHLDNLENLSAAFVKVHETQLNLQMSFVMDNVQLVRDLNKYFHDIRSTIVYLNDPKYLPFVNDDGIKLYKGDTLVIEGELLNIAADEYDVNVTIGTAQCNITSLALTQLLCIPPERQPPATDENGIDQPNDLPLVVVKVGRNLRFVIGSLKYDLNKTHSIPHLIIGIILAVLLLIVILVVVLIIFRRKSTQAEREYKRIQIQMITLESNVRSECKQAFAELQTDMTDLTADLESSGIPTLDHINYIMKVFFPGVSDHPILNAPKIRSSNYDAAMMQFEQLISNKYFLLTFIETLEAQRSSFSIRDRVNVASLLMIVLMNKMEYATEILKSLLLRLIDKSLGSKYPHLMLRRTESVVEKMLTNYLAICMYDYLKEYAGASLFLLFKAIKHQVEKGLVDAITHDARYSLSEDRLLHEQVAHSVVILHILQDDLDEKVQCRVNDWDTISQVKLKILDAIFKNTPFSMRPSVHEVDLEWRHGRGGHLTLQDEDLTTKTISGWKRLNTLHHYGVKESAVMSLIARQNDNYTMSYGKQQIAPYHNFYYINNSQSHIIINNDIESGLQQPRLYHLVKPVIPDHYMNIKNSSISGVLTSSGQSATHCIGNVSSERANKTIPEVYLTRLLATKGTIQKFVDDFFTIILTVNEELPPAVKWLFDLLDEAARRHEIADSDILHAWKSNSLPLRFWVNFIKNPDFIFDVNKTYSVDSCLSVIAQTFMDSCSTTEHRLGKDSPSNKLLFAKDIPNYRVMVKEFYRDVARLPQISDQEMSTAMQQLSVQQNEEFDTISALKELYIYITKYREQIMDALDADPNCKKMYLARKLENVACTLDGEDTLNC, encoded by the exons gtGCATGTGAAATCTACAACCTTATGAGatttccagcagcagcacagttCATTGCTGTTCCGCTAGCTGCGAATGAAGAGTACGCATCAACATATGCGTTTGTTGGACCAGCACGTTATTCGTGGAAAGAAGAGGACATTCTTTATGTGGGCACTACATTTACCAATGTCGGTGACTATCGCCATGATGTGCCAGCGATATCATCGCGCAGACTCGAAGATTTAAATTATGCAGAATTCTCTATTCAACAGTCGATTATTAACATCGACGTAAAGTATCGTGATCACTTTCTTGTTGATTACGTGTATGGTTTCAATTCATCAGAATATGCCTATTTTGTGcttgtacaaaaaaaatcgcATTTGGCTGAGGAAGCCGGTTATGTGACTCGACTGGCAAGAATTTGTATAACGGATCCCAACTATGATAGTTATACAGAAATAACTATACAATGCACAGCCACCGATGAGCATGTTGATTACAATATTTTGCGTGATGCAAAAATCACGCATGCCAGTCAAAAGCTAGCTCATCAAATGGGTATCAAACGAGATGACCATGTACTGGTCACAGTTTTTTCGCCATCCAAAGAGATTAGCGATCAACCTCAAAATAAATCGGCCATGTGCATCTATAGTCTGAAGGATATTGAAGATGTATTCATtgagaatatacatatgtgctTTAATGGCACAATAAAGGATCGTAATCTTGGCTATATTTCGGGCACAATCAATGATGGCCGATGTCCAATTGTTGGTTCATTGGGTAACATATACAACTTTTGTAGTGTTGGACTAAAAATTAGCGGTGTTTCGCCGATATCTGCTCAGGCATTATTTCATTACGATAATGTATCGATCACATCagtgacagcgacaacaacaactgatcAGCAACATTCGTTGGCATTTCTTGGCACCGAAATAGGAACTATAAAGAAGGTTTTGTTGTCAGGTCAACAGCCGGGTGAATATGGCGAGATTGTTGTTGACCCGGGTAATCGTATTTTGCCCAACACTATGATGTCACCCAAAAAGGATTTCCTATATGTGTTGTCTTTACGTACAATCACCAAATTGCGCATTGAGCATTGCTCGATGTATACAAATTGTTCAGCCTGTTTGGAGAGTCGTGATCCATTTTGCGGCTGGTGTTCCCTGGAGAAACGTTGTACGGTTCGTTCTACCTGCCAACGTGATACGTCCGCATCGCGGTGGCTGTCCCTAGGCAGCGGACAGCAATGCATTGACTTTGAATCAATTGTGCCCGATCAAATACCTATTAATCAATTGAGCCAagtgcaattaattataagAACTTTACCCGAACCATTCAATGCCAAATATCGCTGTGTATTTGGCAACTCAACGCCTATTGATGCAGAGATACTCGAAAATGGTTTGAGTTGTGCGACTCCTCCAATTGATCAACGGCCATCCATTGTTGGCAATACGGATCATGTACTCGTGCCGCTTTCTGTGCGAAGCTCCGaaacaaataaagattttGTGTCGCGCTCGTTTGCATTCTTCGATTGCTCACATCACAGTAACTGCCAACGTTGTGTGCGCAGCATGTGGGGCTGCAATTGGTGTATATTTGACAACAAATGCGTTCACCAGTCGGAGCAGTGTCGCAATATGGAAATTGCTATTAGTTCAGAAGGACAATGTCCGCACTTGAAGCGACAACGCGATGTCATCTTGTTGCCGGTGCGTGTGCCGAAAGAAATACGTTTCGAGATTGCCAATTTACCCAAACCGAAAAGTGCTCATGCCGGTTATTTGTGCACAATTCAAATCGAAGCCGCCCAAATGCTTCTGCCGGCACATATTGAGTCTAACAAGATTGTCGTATGCGAGAAAACTCCATATTTTTACGAGACAAATACTCATGAGTATGAGGCTAAAGTGGACATTACCTGGAATCGTCAGCATTACGTGGATACAGCcacaattattttgtataaatgcGATGTGTTGGGCTCTCATCGGGAGCATGCTGATTGCAGTTTATGTGTGACACGTGATCCTAAATACCAATGCGCCTGGTGTGGAAGCTCCTGTGTCTACAATGAAACATGCTCTAGCTCCGACGCCGCACAATCTAACTCCCACAATAATGCATTACTACAAAATGAATGCCCCCGTCCTAGAATTGACATTATTAAACCACTGACTGGTCCTGTAGAGGGCGGTACTCTAATCACCATCGAAGGCAGCAATTTAGGCATTCGCGAGGAAGATGTGCGTGGCAAAATCACCATTGGGAGCGTACCCTGCGATTTGGTTAACTATCAAATATCGGTGCGGATTGAATGCCGCACAAGGGCCGCTTTACGTGAGATGTCGGCGCCAATTAAAGTGGCCAATGAAGCGGGCTATACGGAATCCAGTGTGCAGTACCATTTCAAGGATGTGCTATTGACTGGGTTATATCCAATGGTGGGCCCAAAATCCGGTGGCACGCAATTGTCATTACTTGGAAAATATCTAAACATTGGCTCCAACATTCGTGCATTTCTTGATGAATATGAGTGTCATATAAATTTGACACAAGCATCATCTTCTCGATTGTCCTGCACCACATCGGCGTCTACCCAGCCTGAGCCTATCCGCTCACTGCGTCTGGTTATCGACGGTGCGAATCGCACATTTACTTGTCAAAGTGAACCACATTTAGTGAGTCTTGCCCAAAATAATTTTGGAGAATTTTGGCAAGCGCCTTCGATGCCGTGCTCTATTTTCAATTACACACAGGATCCGcgtattatgcaaattaaaccGCTCCGCAGCTTTGTCAGTGGTGGACGTATATTAACTGTGCATGGAATGCACCTTGACTCCATACAGAACCCAGAATTGGAagtattttatgaaaatgttcGCGTTAACAAAACCAGTTGCACCGTGATCAATAACAATCAAATGGAGTGTCCATCGCCCCCagtaaattttcaatttcaattgcttaaAAATGGGATGTCAAAAAAGGATTCGGTTTTAGCACAATACAATTTGACTAGATCGAAGCAAAAACGAAATTCCtattataatgaaaaatactttGTGGGCGATCACCACTTGGATAACCTAGAAAACTTGTCGGCTGCCTTTGTAAAAGTGCACGAAACCCAATTGAATCTACAAATGAGCTTTGTCATGGATAATGTGCAACTGGTGCGagatttgaataaatattttcatgatATTCGGAGCACTATTGTATATCTGAACGATCCgaaatatttgccatttgtCAATGATGATGGCATCAAACTGTATAAAGGCGATACTCTTGTGATTGAGGGAGagcttttaaatattgcaGCGGATGAGTATGATGTTAATGTCACCATTGGTACAGCACAATGTAATATTACAAGCTTAGCACTCACTCAATTACTCTGCATTCCACCCGAGCGTCAGCCACCAGCAACGGATGAGAATGGTATAGATCAACCAAATGATTTACCGTTAGTGGTTGTAAAAGTTGGTCGCAATCTTCGCTTCGTCATTGGATCTCTTAAgtatgatttaaataaaacgcaTTCAATACCACATCTGATAATTGGAATAATTTTGGcagtattattgttaattgtcATCTTGGTGGTGGTGCTAATTATATTTCGTCGCAAATCCACCCAAGCCGAGCGCGAGTACAAACGAATTCAAATACAGATGATCACACTCGAAAGTAACGTTCGCTCCGAGTGCAAACAAGCATTTGCCGAACTGCAAACGGATATGACTGATTTAACGGCTGATCTAGAAAGCAGTGGCATACCCACTCTTGATCATATCAATTATATTATGAAAGTTTTCTTTCCCGGTGTCTCAGACCATCCCATACTGAATGCACCAAAAATACGAAGCTCCAATTATGATGCCGCTATGATGCAATTCGAACAGCTAATCagtaataaatactttttgttaACGTTTATAGAGACGCTAGAGGCCCAACGATCTTCGTTCTCAATTCGGGATCGTGTTAATGTAGCTTCATTGCTCATGATAGTACTAATGAATAAAATGGAGTATGCCactgaaatattaaaatctttattattGCGACTCATTGACAAATCGCTTGGCAGTAAATATCCGCATTTAATGTTACGTCGTACCGAAAGCGTTGTAGAGAAAATGTTGACAAATTATTTAGCAATCTGCATGTACGATTACTTAAAGGAATATGCCGGTGCCAGTTTATTTTTGCTATTCAAGGCGATTAAACATCAGGTTGAAAAGGGCCTTGTCGATGCTATAACTCATGATGCTCGCTATTCGCTTTCTGAAGACCGTTTACTGCACGAACAAGTTGCACACTCTGTGGTTATTTTGCACATTCTGCAAGATGACTTGGATGAAAAGGTGCAGTGTCGAGTCAATGATTGGGACACTATCTCACAGGTTAAACTGAAGATACTGGATGCAATTTTCAAGAATACACCGTTCTCGATGCGTCCATCGGTGCACGAAGTGGACTTGGAATGGCGTCATGGACGTGGTGGCCATTTAACTTTGCAGGATGAGGATCTtaccacaaaaacaatttccgGATGGAAACGTTTAAATACCCTCCACCATTATGGTGTTAAGGAATCGGCTGTGATGTCACTTATTGCTCGCCAAAATGATAACTATACTATGTCGTATGGGAAACAACAGATCGCGCCTTATCACAATT TTTACTACATCAATAACTCACAGAGTcatatcatcatcaacaatgATATTGAATCTGGACTTCAACAACCGAGACTCTACCATTTGGTTAAGCCGGTGATTCCCGATCATTACAtgaacattaaaaattcttcCATATCTGGTGTTCTGACATCTTCAGGCCAATCGGCAACACATTGTATTGGAAATGTCAGCAGCGAAcgggcaaacaaaacaattccGGAAGTCTATCTCACTCGTCTTCTCGCTACAAAAGGTACAATTCAGAAATTCGTCGACGATTTCTTTACCATTATCCTAACTGTAAATGAGGAGTTGCCGCCGGCGGTTAAATGGTTATTTGATCTGCTTGATGAAGCCGCTCGACGTCACGAAATTGCTGATTCAGACATTCTGCACGCTTGGAAATCTAACAGTTTGCCTTTGCGTTTTTGGGTAAACTTTATCAAAAATCCGGACTTCATTTTCGATGTCAACAAAACATATTCTGTGGATTCTTGCTTAAGTGTCATAGCGCAGACTTTTATGGACTCGTGCTCTACCACTGAACATCGATTAGGCAAGGACTCACCATCAAACAAGCTTCTTTTTGCAAAG GATATTCCAAACTATAGAGTCATGGTTAAAGAATTTTATCGAGACGTGGCGCGTTTGCCCCAAATAAGTGATCAGGAAATGAGCACAGCCATGCAGCAATTGTCTGTACAACAAAATGAGGAATTTGATACAATTTCTGCTTTGAAggaattgtatatttatataaccAAGTATAGAGAACAG atTATGGATGCCCTGGATGCGGACccaaattgtaaaaaaatgtATCTAGCGCGTAAACTTGAAAATGTTGCGTGCACTCTTGACGGAGAGGATACATTAAACTGCTGA